The genomic DNA CGATCATGGCGCTGTCGCCGTAGCCGGGCATGTCCCAGGCCACCGCGCGATAGCCCGCCTGCGCCAGCGCATCGAGCTGCGCCGGCCACGCGGCCTTGCCGCCGCCGATGCCATGCAGCATCACCACTGCCACGGGGCCGGTGCCCCGTGCGATGGTGGACATGCCATTGGCATGGGTCTGGGTCATGCCAGGGTTCATGTTTTCGTTCATGCGCTAGCCTTGTTGTTTGTCTGGGCCACGTCGGGCGTGGCCGGGCCGGCGAGCCGGCCCGCGTCCACCTCGCTCACGCCGTCGAGCATGATCGTGCAGTTGCGCAGCGGCAGGTCGAAGTGGCCCAGCGTGTGGCGGCCGGCTACCTCGTTGGCGCCGGTGGAATAGAGGAAGTTGCCGGCAAAGGCGCGCAGCTCCGTGCCATTGCTGTCGCGCTTGTCGTAGAAGGCCATGGCATCCCAGCGCGCCTGCGGGTTCATGCCCCAGCCTACATGCGAGACCGCGTAGGCGTCGCGCGTGCCTTCGCGGTCGGCCCACGCTGCGTAGTAGCCGCGCATCATGTCCGCGTCCATGCCCTGCCCTTCGATCCCGACCATGTAGTCGTCCTCGATATGGCACACGATGGTGTCGCGCAGGTAGGTCTTGAAGGTCAGGTTGACGTCTCCCGGTGCGAGCACCAGCGTGCCGTTGACCTGACCGCCGGCGGGGAAGGCCAGGCACAGGCCGCCCGGCCAGTGGGCGACCTGGCCCGGCTTGTTGCAGTAGCCCCAGACGCCGCCGACGCGTGCGCTTGCGAGCCCGACGCGCAGCTCGGTGCCGGCGGCCGAATGCACGCGCATCTCGCGCGCGCCGCGCAGCCGCTTCATGGCCGCGC from Cupriavidus sp. D39 includes the following:
- a CDS encoding peptidase M29 — protein: MLIEQIEHRWLAAFRRTLELCALSAQEVVGIVTESQSRRVNVELAELAVQALGATPVRIRVPSPALAAPAPVRSTGASDALQQLAPVVAALQRCHLVIDCTVEGLLHAPELPLILKGADGIVPRLLMVSNEHPEILERCLPDPALEGTVRAAMKRLRGAREMRVHSAAGTELRVGLASARVGGVWGYCNKPGQVAHWPGGLCLAFPAGGQVNGTLVLAPGDVNLTFKTYLRDTIVCHIEDDYMVGIEGQGMDADMMRGYYAAWADREGTRDAYAVSHVGWGMNPQARWDAMAFYDKRDSNGTELRAFAGNFLYSTGANEVAGRHTLGHFDLPLRNCTIMLDGVSEVDAGRLAGPATPDVAQTNNKASA